A genomic region of Populus nigra chromosome 11, ddPopNigr1.1, whole genome shotgun sequence contains the following coding sequences:
- the LOC133706227 gene encoding thioredoxin H9, which yields MGHCWSTVCVCCNKCHRGDEESVHQENYRKEFASRNVHLLTTMEKWNEKISEASRDGKIAVVNFSALWCAPCKTTAQAFCELADKYSSVIFLTVDVDELAELSTSWEIKATPTFLFLKDGRQVDKLVGGNMAELQRKTAAIVNLESRSRN from the exons ATGGGACATTGTTGGTCCACG GTCTGCGTTTGTTGTAATAAGTGTCACAGAGGTGATGAAGAAAGTGTTCATCAAGAGAATTATCGTAAAGAATTTGCCAGTAGAAATGTTCACCTTCTTACCACTATGGAAAAAtggaatgaaaaaatatcagaaGCAAGTAGGGATGGGAAGATT GCGGTCGTAAATTTCAGTGCATTGTGGTGTGCACCATGTAAAACAACTGCACAAGCCTTCTGCGAGCTTGCAGATAAATATTCCTCCGTCATATTTCTAACAGTTGATGTTGATGAGCTTGCA GAACTGAGTACTTCATGGGAAATTAAAGCAACTCCAACATTCCTCTTCCTTAAAGATGGGCGACAAGTTGACAAACTTGTTGGAGGAAACATGGCGGAGCTCCAGAGGAAAACTGCTGCTATTGTCAATCTTGAGTCTAGGTCACGTAATTGA
- the LOC133706329 gene encoding low affinity inorganic phosphate transporter 8-like, which translates to MSDGTRAVFSALDNAKTQLYHFKAIVIAGMGFFTDAYDLFCITAVTKLIGRLYYFDPAKGAPGKLPVNINNAITGVALCGTLAGQLFFGWLGDKLGRKKVYGITLVTMVGCALASGLSFGSTSTSVIGSLCFFRFWLGFGIGGDYPLSAVIMSEYANQKTRGAFIAAVFAMQGVGILFAGAVSTIVSKAFLSAFPSQPFSKVNVLSTQPEADFVWRIVLMFGAVPAALTYYWRMKMPETARYTALVEGNHKKAANDMAKVLEKDITIDEASSKAPINPNSSYGFFSKEFVYKHGTQLLGTASTWFLLDIAFYTLNLTQKDVYPAAGLLNKASSMNALEEMYYLSKAMSLIALVAIVPGYWFTVFLVDRIGRFIIQLGGFLMMSIFMAILGFKYGDLRGEKNACGPDSKKDFCGGHPIMFTVLYGLTFFFANFGPNSTTFIVPAELFPARFRSTCHGISAASGKAGAIIGAFVVQYYTQDGDSNGIKKAIIGLSVVNLMGFFFTFLVPETKGKSLEELSGEDQDIGKNAEANGKNYRTDVGPESEMV; encoded by the coding sequence ATGTCAGACGGAACTCGAGCTGTCTTTTCAGCTCTTGACAATGCCAAGACTCAACTCTACCATTTTAAGGCAATTGTTATAGCGGGTATGGGATTTTTCACTGATGCTTATGATCTCTTTTGCATCACTGCTGTAACCAAGCTTATCGGCCGCCTATACTACTTTGACCCAGCTAAAGGCGCCCCAGGTAAGCTTCCGGTAAATATCAACAATGCGATAACTGGAGTTGCTTTATGTGGAACCCTAGCAGGGCAACTCTTCTTTGGGTGGCTTGGGGATAAACTTGGTAGGAAGAAAGTTTACGGCATCACTCTAGTTACTATGGTGGGGTGCGCCTTAGCTTCTGGCCTTTCCTTCGGGTCCACATCTACAAGTGTGATTGGAAGTCTCTGCTTCTTCCGGTTCTGGCTTGGTTTTGGGATTGGAGGAGACTATCCGCTCTCAGCTGTGATTATGTCTGAATATGCCAATCAAAAAACTCGTGGAGCTTTCATTGCAGCCGTCTTTGCAATGCAAGGAGTAGGAATTCTGTTCGCAGGAGCTGTATCCACAATTGTCTCCAAGGCATTCTTGAGTGCTTTCCCATCTCAGCCATTTAGTAAAGTCAATGTGCTATCAACTCAGCCTGAAGCAGATTTTGTTTGGAGGATAGTACTCATGTTTGGTGCAGTCCCTGCAGCTTTAACCTATTATTGGCGAATGAAAATGCCAGAAACAGCTAGGTACACTGCCTTAGTTGAGGGAAACCACAAGAAGGCTGCTAACGATATGGCCAAGGTTCTTGAAAAGGACATTACTATTGATGAAGCAAGTTCCAAGGCTCCTATTAATCCCAACTCTTCATACGGGTTCTTTTCTAAAGAGTTTGTTTATAAGCATGGGACTCAACTTCTTGGGACAGCAAGCACCTGGTTCCTATTGGATATTGCTTTCTATACTCTCAATTTAACCCAGAAAGATGTATACCCAGCTGCTGGATTGCTAAATAAGGCCTCCTCAATGAATGCGTTAGAGGAGATGTACTATCTCTCCAAAGCAATGTCCTTAATCGCGCTTGTTGCAATTGTTCCTGGTTACTGGTTTACTGTGTTCCTCGTTGATAGGATCGGAAGGTTCATAATCCAGCTTGGCGGCTTCCTTATGATGTCCATTTTCATGGCAATTCTCGGATTCAAGTATGGGGATCTTAGAGGGGAGAAAAATGCATGTGGCCCAGATTCGAAAAAGGATTTCTGTGGTGGTCACCCAATAATGTTTACAGTTCTTTACGGACTCACCTTCTTCTTTGCTAACTTTGGTCCAAACAGTACAACCTTCATAGTGCCGGCAGAGCTGTTTCCAGCAAGGTTCCGCTCGACATGTCATGGTATTTCAGCTGCATCAGGAAAAGCAGGAGCTATAATCGGTGCATTTGTTGTACAGTACTACACCCAGGATGGAGACTCAAATGGAATCAAGAAGGCCATTATTGGACTTTCTGTGGTAAATTTGATGGGctttttcttcactttcttgGTGCCAGAAACAAAAGGCAAGTCACTCGAAGAACTCTCTGGAGAAGACCAGGATATAGGCAAAAATGCAGAAGCAAATGGTAAAAACTATCGTACCGATGTGGGTCCAGAAAGTGAAATGGTTTAG